TTTCTGATGCAGAAATAATATTTAAAGATTTTACTAGATTATGAAACTTTCCGGCATTTTTGAAAGCTGAAATTCTATCACTATTTCTTAGGTTAACAATTACCGGAAGATCAATATGTTTAGTAGCTGTGTAATATGGAATTATTTCAGCTTGATCGGTAAGTAAAAATTGTTTAGTATTTGTTAATAATAAAGCTTCTAATTTTTTTTCGAATATTTTAATTTTAATTGTTCCACGTTCAGCTTGCCAAACATCAGCATTTTTAATATATGGATGTTTTTCCAATCGATCTTGAATTACGGAAATATTTATACTTGGATCTTTTTTGAAATTCGTTAGATTTGCTATTTCCAGATATTGGTTTGCAGTCAAATATTTTGCACCTTCAATTTCCAAATTATTTATTGAGTTAAGTTTACTGCCTTCTAACGAAAATGCTAAAACTCCAAACATGGATATTAAAATCACTAATAAAATTGAATGCTTTATTTTATTTATTGTTTTCATTTTTATTTTTCAATTTATATTCTTCAACAAACTTTTCACCAAATTTCCAAATATCGCCTGCACCAAGTGTGATAACAATATCGCCATCTTTAACTAAACTAATTAGTAAACTTGGAATATTATTTTTATCAGCTTCATAGATAACATTTTTATGTCCAAAATCTTTTGCCGCATCTGCAATTAATTTTCCGTTGATTCCTTCAATTGCTTTTTCTCTTGCCGGATAAACATCAGTGCAAATAAAAACATCTGAGTTTAAAAATGATCTGCCGAATTCAGCATAAAAGTCTCTTGTTCTTGAATATAGATGTGGCTGAAATACAGCTACAATTCTTCGTTTCCAACCGCTCCTAATTCCTAATAATGTTGCAGTTGTTTCGGTTGGATGATGACCGTAATCATCAACAACCAAAATTTCATTATCATATTTTTTCTCAAATCTTCTATAAACCCCAGAAAATGCACCGAGCGCTTTTTTAATTATTTCAAAATCAATTCCCATTTCTTTTGCAATAGTAACCGCAACTAATGAATTTTTAACATAGTGCAAACCGGGGAGATTTAATTTAATTTCACCTAATTCTTCACCTTTATAAATAACTGTATAAGTACTTTGGTTTTTATCAAAACTAATATCAACTGCCTTTACATCAGCTTGTGGAGAAATGCCATATGTAATAATAGTTTTGTTAATTTGTGGAATAATATCTTGCAAAGCCGGTTCATCTAAACACAAAACAACAAAACCATAAAATGGAACTTTGTTTGCAAATTGAATAAATGCTGATTTAATATCATCCAAATCTTTATAAGTATCTAAATGTTCTTTTTCTAAAGTTGTAATTGCTGCAATACTTGGCGTTAATTGAAGAAAAGTTCTATCAAATTCGTCAGCTTCTACAACAATATAATCGCCGTTTCCCAATCTGGCATTGGTTCCGCCAAGACTACTTAATTTTCCACCAACAATAATTGTTGGATCAATTCCACCTTCTGTTAAAACCAAACCAACCATTGAAGTTGTACTTGTCTTACCATGAGTTCCAGCAATGCCGATTCCATTTTTCATTCGCATTGTTTCTGCTAGCATTTCCGCTCTTTTGATTGTTGGAATTTTTCTTTCAATAGCTTCTTTGACCTCTGGATTTTCTTTATTAACAGCTGATGAATAAACAACCAAATCGCAGTCTTTAATATTTTCTTTTTGATGACCTTGAAATATTTCAATTCCGAGGGATTGCAATCTTTCTGTAATTTCTGTTAGAGATAAATCTGATCCGGAAACTTTAAAACCTTGATTAACCAAAATTTCGGCAAGTCCGCTCATTCCTATTCCGCCAATACCAACAAAGTGTACTTTCTTAATAAAGTTTTTTATCATTTAATTTCTCACAATATTTATTTCCGCACCGGCTAGTTTTATTACTTCTTCTGCAATAATTTTTGCTGCATCCGGTTTAGAAAATTTCAAAATATTTTTGCTCAAATTTCTTAGAAGATTTTCATCTTGTATTGATTTTAATATCAATGTGCCAAGTTTTAAATTTAATTTGGAGTCTTCTATCAGCAATGCAGCATTTTCATCAGCCAAAGATTTTGCGTTTTTATATTGATGATTTGCAGCAACATTTTTTGAAGGAATAAATAAAACCGGCAAACCCAAGTATGCAATTTCAGCTATTGTTGTTGCGCCAGCTCTAGCTACAATTAAATCACATGCTGAATATGCGTTTTCTATTTCTGAAATAAATGGGAAGATTTTAATTTTCTCATTTGCTAGCGATTTATATTGATCAAAATAAAGCTCTCCGGTTTGCCAAATTATTTGAATATCAGCTTTGGTTAACAAAGGTAGATTTTCTTTTATTGCAAAATTAATTGTGGAAGCACCAAGACTTCCTCCCAATACAAGTAAGGTTTTTTTATTTTCGCTTAGGTTTAATTTATTCAAAGATTCAATTTTATCTTTTAATTGCAATGTAGTTCTTATAGGATTACCTGATAAAATCAATTTTGTTTGATCTTTAAAATATTTTTTTGAATCTTCAAAACTTATATGAATTTGATCAGCTTTTTTTTCTAACATTCTATTTGTTACACCAGGGAAACTATTTTGTTCAAGCAATACAACTTTTGAACCTAGTAATTTTGACATCATAATTACTGGTCCGGAGACATAAGCTCCAGCGCCAATTGCTACATTTGGTTTGAATTGAAAATTAATTATAAATGACTGAATAGATCCAACTATCAATTTTATTGGGAAGAGTAAATTTTTAATTGTTAGTTTTCTTCTTAATCCACTTATCCAAATTGTTTTAAAGTTAAATCCAAGAAGTGGAATTACTTTCGCTTCAATTTTATTTTTTGTTCCAATAAAAAGAATATTTGAATTCGGCATCAATAATTTCAATTGCTCGGCAACTGCAACCGCCGGATATAAATGTCCGCCCGTTCCTCCGGCAGCAAATATAAAATTGTATGCTTTGCTGTTCATACTCTTGCCTTTTTCATTTCACGATGTCTTCCCGATATTAAAGCAATATTTATAAGTATACCAAGTGAAATAGAAAATATTATTATTGATGTTCCACCGAAACTAATAAATGGTAAAGTAATTCCGGTTGTTGGTAAAAGTCCAAGTCCAACTGCAACATGAATGAAAGCACTCATAACTATTGTAAAAGAAATTCCGAATGCTAAAAGTTGACCAAAATCATCTTTAGCTTTTTTTGCGATTAAGATGCCTACAAAAAATATTGCCATGTAAGCAAATAGAATAGCAAGTGCGCCAAAAAATCCCAATTCTTCACCAACAACAGAAAACACAAAATCGTTATGAGGTTCGGGAAGAAATAGATCACTCTGTCTGCTTTTACCAATACCTAAACCAAATAGACCGCCGCTCCCTAAAGCAATTTTTGATTGAAGCACTTGAAGATTTATACTTCCACCTTCTGTAATACTGTGGATGAAACTTAAAATTCTTCCTCGTGAATGCGGGAATGCCATTGCACCTAAACTTCCAATAACCGCAATGCCGCCAACTATTCCGCCCAAATGTAAAACCCTTGCCCCGGCAACATAAAGCAATACGAATGATGTTGCCGCAACAATTATTGTTGTACTAACATTCGGTTGAACAAATATTAATAGGCAAACTGCCCCAATCCAAAGCAGCATATATTTTAATCCATTATTAAAATCTTTTATTCCTTCACCTTTTTTTTCAATAAGTACTGCAAGATGAATCAGTAAAAATATTTTTGCAAATTCAGAAGGTTGAAAACTCATAAACCCTAGATTCATCCATCTTGAAGCACCTTTTACTGCCGGTGAGAATAGTGTATAAACTAAAGCAAGTAAAATTCCTACAAGCATATACTTACTTATGTTTTTATAATATTTGTAAGGAATTACTGCAAAAAGAACAAATGCACCAGCAGCAAAAATTACTTTTCCAATGTGAGAAATAAAAAATGAATATCCTCTTGCGGAGAAAATAATTATTGATCCAAGTATTATTAGAAATAAAACTATACCAATTAGTATTCTTGCTAAATTTTTCATTATAAATTATTTACAATTGATTTAAACTGAGTTCCACGATCTTCATAATTCTTAAACATATCAAAGCTTGCACATGCCGGAGAAAGAAGTACAACATCACCGTCTGATGCATCATCTAATCCCTTTTTTACTGCATCTTCAAGTGAATTAACAATTTCAACGGGCTTGATTGCCTTAAAGAAATCGACAACTTTTTGTGAAGATGAACCTATTGCATAAATTTTCTTAACTCTTTTTTTAACTTCTTCTTTAATATCATTATAATTATTGCCTTTATCTTTTCCACCAAGTATTAAAAGTATTGGTTCTTCAAAACTTCTTAAAGCATACCAAACTGAATCAACATTTGTTGCTTTGGAATCATTAATAAATTTTATTCCATTTATTTCCTTAACAAATTCAAGTCGATGTTCAACGCCCTTAAAAGTTCCAAGCGCTTTTTTTATTAGTTCTTTCTCAATTCCAATTTTCATAGCAACGGTAATTACAGCCATAGAATTCATTAAATTATGTTCACCTTTTAGTGATAAATCTTCAACTTGGCATACATCTTCTTCATATTCATCTTGAGCAAAAACTATCCAGTCATCATCTAAAAAGCAGCCATTTGTGATACTTT
The nucleotide sequence above comes from Ignavibacteriota bacterium. Encoded proteins:
- the murG gene encoding undecaprenyldiphospho-muramoylpentapeptide beta-N-acetylglucosaminyltransferase, whose amino-acid sequence is MNSKAYNFIFAAGGTGGHLYPAVAVAEQLKLLMPNSNILFIGTKNKIEAKVIPLLGFNFKTIWISGLRRKLTIKNLLFPIKLIVGSIQSFIINFQFKPNVAIGAGAYVSGPVIMMSKLLGSKVVLLEQNSFPGVTNRMLEKKADQIHISFEDSKKYFKDQTKLILSGNPIRTTLQLKDKIESLNKLNLSENKKTLLVLGGSLGASTINFAIKENLPLLTKADIQIIWQTGELYFDQYKSLANEKIKIFPFISEIENAYSACDLIVARAGATTIAEIAYLGLPVLFIPSKNVAANHQYKNAKSLADENAALLIEDSKLNLKLGTLILKSIQDENLLRNLSKNILKFSKPDAAKIIAEEVIKLAGAEINIVRN
- a CDS encoding UDP-N-acetylmuramate--L-alanine ligase, translated to MIKNFIKKVHFVGIGGIGMSGLAEILVNQGFKVSGSDLSLTEITERLQSLGIEIFQGHQKENIKDCDLVVYSSAVNKENPEVKEAIERKIPTIKRAEMLAETMRMKNGIGIAGTHGKTSTTSMVGLVLTEGGIDPTIIVGGKLSSLGGTNARLGNGDYIVVEADEFDRTFLQLTPSIAAITTLEKEHLDTYKDLDDIKSAFIQFANKVPFYGFVVLCLDEPALQDIIPQINKTIITYGISPQADVKAVDISFDKNQSTYTVIYKGEELGEIKLNLPGLHYVKNSLVAVTIAKEMGIDFEIIKKALGAFSGVYRRFEKKYDNEILVVDDYGHHPTETTATLLGIRSGWKRRIVAVFQPHLYSRTRDFYAEFGRSFLNSDVFICTDVYPAREKAIEGINGKLIADAAKDFGHKNVIYEADKNNIPSLLISLVKDGDIVITLGAGDIWKFGEKFVEEYKLKNKNENNK
- a CDS encoding FtsW/RodA/SpoVE family cell cycle protein; the protein is MKNLARILIGIVLFLIILGSIIIFSARGYSFFISHIGKVIFAAGAFVLFAVIPYKYYKNISKYMLVGILLALVYTLFSPAVKGASRWMNLGFMSFQPSEFAKIFLLIHLAVLIEKKGEGIKDFNNGLKYMLLWIGAVCLLIFVQPNVSTTIIVAATSFVLLYVAGARVLHLGGIVGGIAVIGSLGAMAFPHSRGRILSFIHSITEGGSINLQVLQSKIALGSGGLFGLGIGKSRQSDLFLPEPHNDFVFSVVGEELGFFGALAILFAYMAIFFVGILIAKKAKDDFGQLLAFGISFTIVMSAFIHVAVGLGLLPTTGITLPFISFGGTSIIIFSISLGILINIALISGRHREMKKARV
- a CDS encoding cell division protein FtsQ/DivIB; translated protein: MKTINKIKHSILLVILISMFGVLAFSLEGSKLNSINNLEIEGAKYLTANQYLEIANLTNFKKDPSINISVIQDRLEKHPYIKNADVWQAERGTIKIKIFEKKLEALLLTNTKQFLLTDQAEIIPYYTATKHIDLPVIVNLRNSDRISAFKNAGKFHNLVKSLNIISASEIYDEDLYKRISEINFNNSEEITLTISDLKFPIYLGKDSEIEKTIYLSKIIKHIRKNNLADYMDYLDLRFTDLVYLGFDKNLVATKETI